The genomic stretch GCCAGTGGATTTGGCCTCACAGGAGTTGGCTCCAGAGCTACTTCCATGGGTGGAGCTTTCCGCGGTTTGAGTGACGACGCCAGTGCAATGTATTGGAATCCTGCTGGTTTGGGCTTTATGAATGAAAATTCCGTCTCTTTGGGCGGCACTTTCATTATGCCATCTGCCAAATGGGATCCCAGCGGCACTACTGTTGCGAGCATTCCCGGATTTTCCGCCAAGGAATATGAAGCCAAAAAGAAAGTAGTTGCTTTCCCCAATGCCTTCCTCACAATGGCCAAAAACCCGCGCTTTAAGTATGGCTTGGGCGTTTATGTACCATACGGTTTGGGCACCACTTGGGATGCTTACGATCTTCCCAGCGCACCATATGTGTATAATGACGCTGCCAGCTTCCCCGATGAAGAGATGATGAGCAGCATCGCCGTGGTCGACATACATCCCTCCGCAGCTTACCAGATCCTGCCCAATCTCTCTGTGGGAATGGGCATTAGCGCCATGTACGGCATGATCGACATCACCCAATTGAAATTCCCCTCCGCTAATGTGGCTCCGATGAGCATCGATCTCTCTGGAACCGGCATCGGCTTTGGGGCGAATATGGGAGTGTTGTATAAACCCACGTACTGCCTTGCCATCGGTCTTTCCGGTAAACTGCCCTCCTCCATCGATATGGAAGGAGACATCGATATGCACCTGTGGGCCCCGGCAAATCCTGACGGCACTCCTGCCATGAAACTGGGCGGAAAGTCCGATATCGACGCCACTTTGGATATACCTGGCGACATCGGCATCGGCCTTGCCTGCACAAGGTTTGACAATCTGACTCTTACCTTGGACTACAGCTATACCATGTGGGATGCCTTGGAAACAGTAAAAGTGAAGATTGATGATCCCATCGTGATTGCCGACCCCGCCAATCCCTTTGCGGAAGTTCCCTTGACCTTCAATTGGGAAAATACCCACCGTGTGAGCCTTGGTGCGGAATATATGATGGGGATTCATAGATATCGCATGGGCTTTTTCTACGATCAGACCCCGATCCCGGAAGATACCCAAATTCCCACCCTGTCCGACATTAGCGACAAATTCAGCAGCAACATCGGCTGGGGCATCGATCTGGGAAACATCGGCTTTGAAGCCAATGCCCAATGGGTGATGTTTACCGAACGGGAAATAAAGGATACTCAAG from Candidatus Cloacimonadota bacterium encodes the following:
- a CDS encoding outer membrane protein transport protein, whose amino-acid sequence is MKQIHNVTVLLCMVLVTGQLFASGFGLTGVGSRATSMGGAFRGLSDDASAMYWNPAGLGFMNENSVSLGGTFIMPSAKWDPSGTTVASIPGFSAKEYEAKKKVVAFPNAFLTMAKNPRFKYGLGVYVPYGLGTTWDAYDLPSAPYVYNDAASFPDEEMMSSIAVVDIHPSAAYQILPNLSVGMGISAMYGMIDITQLKFPSANVAPMSIDLSGTGIGFGANMGVLYKPTYCLAIGLSGKLPSSIDMEGDIDMHLWAPANPDGTPAMKLGGKSDIDATLDIPGDIGIGLACTRFDNLTLTLDYSYTMWDALETVKVKIDDPIVIADPANPFAEVPLTFNWENTHRVSLGAEYMMGIHRYRMGFFYDQTPIPEDTQIPTLSDISDKFSSNIGWGIDLGNIGFEANAQWVMFTEREIKDTQVTEYNMPGKYSSNSISGNIGLSYRF